CCTATATCCAGTTTATCGTTCCCGGACTTGTGATGATGTCTGTGATACTAAACGCTTACAATAATGTGGTATCTTCTTTTTTTGGAGCAAAATTCGGGAAAAATATAGAAGAACTTTTAGTATCCCCTACGCCTGCGTATTTGATCGTACTTGGATATTCCATAGGTGGAGTGATCCGCGGGGTTTTAGTTGGATTTATCGTAACATTGGTGTCCTTATTCTTCACCGAGCTACGATTATATGATGCAGGGATTGTAATCATCACCGTGGCACTTTCTGCTTTGATGTTCTCTATGGGAGGATTTTTGAATGCACTGTACGCCAAAAAATTCGACGATGTAACCATCATTCCAACATTCATTCTGACTCCTTTGACCTATTTAGGCGGAGTATTCTATTCCATTAAAATGCTTCCCGATGCCTGGCAGATCGTCTCCAAGTTCAATCCTATCCTTTATATGGTGAACGCGTTCCGTTACGGATTTTTAGGAGTCAGCGATATTGATCCTCTAGAGGCAATCGGACTTTTAGTAGTAGGTACCATTCTACTCTATTCCCTCTCCGTATTTTTACTCAGCCGTGGGTACGGAACTAGGACTTAAAACTTATGCAAGATCTGTTTATAGAAATGGAAAAACTTTTGAGAAATGGACTATCTCCTTCCGAATTAAGGATAGAGGATTTTTCGGAACAACATGCAGGTCATTCAGGAAATCCCACTCGCAAAAAAAGAGGGACCCATATCCGGATCTTTATTACAAGTCCGGAGTTCCAAGGGAAATCCCTTTTGGAACAACATAGGTCGGTATACCAAATCATGGACCCATTCCTAAAAGAATGGGGTGTCCACGCGCTAGAATTAAAGACCTCTATTCCATAGAAAAAAGATTGTCCAGGAAGAGATTCTAAAAAGAGCTGATAGTATTAGAGTCTAAGATATAACAGATGACTGTCCAAGAAATCCAGGAAAAAATCCAAGCGGGACTTCCGGGCTCGGAAGTAGAGATCCAAGATCCGTACAATGATGGAGTACATATTAAAGCGATCGTAAAGTTTTCCGGATTTGCCGGAAAGTCCATCGTGGAACAACACAGAATGGTGTACGCCACTTTAAAGCACGAATTGAAGGCAGAAGTGCATGCTTTAGGACTGGAAACCAAGGTATCATAAATAAATAACAGATAGGAACAAGTATCATGGATAAAGAATTACAAGATAAGATCGAAGGACTGATCGCTTCTAAAAAAATATTTCTGTTTATGAAGGGAACCCCTGACGCTCCTATGTGCGGTTTTTCCGCGGGAGTGACTAATGTTCTGAGAAGTCTTGGCGCGGATTATAACTCATTTAACGTTCTTTCAGACATAGGCGTACGAGAAGGGATCAAAGAATTCGCAAACTGGCCTACCATCCCTCAGTTATACATTGACGGAGAGTTTATAGGTGGTCACGATATAGTCGTGGAAATGGCAAAAAGCGGAGAACTACAAAAAAAGATCGGTGCTTAATATGATGAAACTCTTCCAATACGATACTTGTCCCTACTGCGCTTTTGTTCGTGGCCATTTTTCCGAAATGGGCCTGAAAGAAGGCAAGGACTACGAATTGGTAGAGGCAAGTAAGGGCACGCCGGGCAGAGAGGAAGTCCTACGTTTGGGAGGACTTTCTCAGGTTCCCTTCTTGATAGACGGTGATATCAAAATGTACGAGTCCAGAGATATTGTGGACTATGTAAAAAGTAAGATACAAAAATTAGGAACGGTAACCTAACACGTCCAAAATTTTTTCCCCCACTCTTCTATTCTTACCCGAATAGGGATAATTATGAATATATAATACTGGATTGAAGTTTAATTCCAAGATCCTGTAATCTCCTTCAGACTCTAGATCTTTTACAATGATATCCACACCACAAATCTTTGCTTCGACTGCTTTTGCAGCTTCCACTGCTAACCTTTTATAGGAAGAATGTGCAATATCAGTCACATCTACTGAATCTCCACCAGTACTGATATTCGAGTTTTTGCGTACAAAAACTTTTTCGCCTGCAGCCGGGATAAATTCAGGAGTTTTTCCTGACTCTTTTAAAACGTTTATCTCGGTATCGTCCAATCGGATCTTTTCCAAAGGAGTAACATGCCCCACTCCTCTTCGGAGATCGGAGTTTTTCTCTTCAATTAGTTCTCGGATCGTCTTCTTTCCGTCACCGGTTATATTCGCAGGAATACGATTACAGACCGCCACACATTCATTTCCAATCACTAAAAATCTATATTCGTTTCCTTCCGCAAATTCCTCGACAATGGCAGTTTCGGAAAATCCAAGTGCAATTTCCAAGGCCTTCTTCTTTTCTTCAGTGGAAGAAGAGGATGGAAGAATACTAATCCCAATCCCAAAATTGGTAGTAACAGGTTTTACCACCATTTTCCTATCCGAGTTTTTATTTAAGAATTCCAACCCGGAGTTCAGATCAGAAACTGCGATCCCTTTTGGCACAAGTATATTTGATTCTTCTAAAATACGTTTCGTAATGGTTTTATTCTCCATCACCAAAAAAGTCATATAGGAATCTAATTCAGTTTTGGATGCTTCTTTTACGAGCCTAGTGACCCCTTGGCCTTTCAGGCGAATAAAATGGCTGGGGCGATCTAAAACTTCCACTTCTAATCCTAGATTGAGTGCGTCTCGGATCACAATCTGAGTGGAAATTTCCAGATCCTCGAATCCTTTTAGGATGAATTCATTCGGATCTAGTTTTTGTCCCGGTTCCAGTTTATATTTCAATGGTTGCAGATCCTTGCAGTAGGATTCTTTTTTACTTTTTCGGATTCTTCTATTTTTACTTTTTCTGCTATAGACTTTTGCACTTCTTTGGCAAACATATTAAATTTTCCTGGAGTGAGTTCCATCTGAGATTGGATTCTATAGTTTTCTTTAGCCAAATGGATCCCTAGGTCCCTAAACTCCCAATCTTCCGTTATTATACGATTCATTAACTTTCCGGAAGGAGTACACGAAGCATCTTCCCAACGTTTATTCATTACGTTTAAAATTTCTTGGTAGAATCTTTTTCCGGTGTGGCGATCCAATTCCTCCGCAATAGGTAAAAGGCTTTGAGTGAATTCTTTTCCTCTAGTTAGAAAATCTTGTTCTTCT
This genomic window from Leptospira neocaledonica contains:
- a CDS encoding glutathione S-transferase N-terminal domain-containing protein; the protein is MMKLFQYDTCPYCAFVRGHFSEMGLKEGKDYELVEASKGTPGREEVLRLGGLSQVPFLIDGDIKMYESRDIVDYVKSKIQKLGTVT
- a CDS encoding BolA family protein; translation: MQDLFIEMEKLLRNGLSPSELRIEDFSEQHAGHSGNPTRKKRGTHIRIFITSPEFQGKSLLEQHRSVYQIMDPFLKEWGVHALELKTSIP
- a CDS encoding BolA/IbaG family iron-sulfur metabolism protein, with product MTVQEIQEKIQAGLPGSEVEIQDPYNDGVHIKAIVKFSGFAGKSIVEQHRMVYATLKHELKAEVHALGLETKVS
- the gshAB gene encoding bifunctional glutamate--cysteine ligase GshA/glutathione synthetase GshB, giving the protein MQPLKYKLEPGQKLDPNEFILKGFEDLEISTQIVIRDALNLGLEVEVLDRPSHFIRLKGQGVTRLVKEASKTELDSYMTFLVMENKTITKRILEESNILVPKGIAVSDLNSGLEFLNKNSDRKMVVKPVTTNFGIGISILPSSSSTEEKKKALEIALGFSETAIVEEFAEGNEYRFLVIGNECVAVCNRIPANITGDGKKTIRELIEEKNSDLRRGVGHVTPLEKIRLDDTEINVLKESGKTPEFIPAAGEKVFVRKNSNISTGGDSVDVTDIAHSSYKRLAVEAAKAVEAKICGVDIIVKDLESEGDYRILELNFNPVLYIHNYPYSGKNRRVGEKILDVLGYRS
- the grxD gene encoding Grx4 family monothiol glutaredoxin, whose product is MDKELQDKIEGLIASKKIFLFMKGTPDAPMCGFSAGVTNVLRSLGADYNSFNVLSDIGVREGIKEFANWPTIPQLYIDGEFIGGHDIVVEMAKSGELQKKIGA
- a CDS encoding ABC transporter permease — encoded protein: MNFQEKFNAFSTIVRKETVRILRIWIQTLIPPGITISLYFLIFGKLVGSQIGDVGGHTYIQFIVPGLVMMSVILNAYNNVVSSFFGAKFGKNIEELLVSPTPAYLIVLGYSIGGVIRGVLVGFIVTLVSLFFTELRLYDAGIVIITVALSALMFSMGGFLNALYAKKFDDVTIIPTFILTPLTYLGGVFYSIKMLPDAWQIVSKFNPILYMVNAFRYGFLGVSDIDPLEAIGLLVVGTILLYSLSVFLLSRGYGTRT